The Salvia miltiorrhiza cultivar Shanhuang (shh) chromosome 1, IMPLAD_Smil_shh, whole genome shotgun sequence genome has a window encoding:
- the LOC131020002 gene encoding uncharacterized protein LOC131020002, translating into MKSPNFSPSSESCPSSSSAQIVAALLQLPAASPPYAALKLRQSRRRAPECLSLSIPVHNRARLLANGARPSLFPRGSPPRIAPARPAVAASEIGDASAVPCSTSHILTHAHPTEARVVPSPPITNRRDAASSPVVSAAVRYCFRLSHRQRVVSRGSIYWMAQLGECYCRNCFREMEWVPW; encoded by the exons ATGAAAAGCCCCAATTTTTCTCCTTCATCTGAATCGTGCCCTAGCTCTTCCTCTGCCCAAATCGTCGCCGCCCTGCTACAACttccggcggcatcgccgcccTACGCGGCTCTGAAACTCCGGCAAAGTCGACGCCGTGCACCGGAGtgtctttctctctcaattCCCGTTCACAACAGAGCTCGTCTGCTGGCGAATGGAGCTCGCCCTTCTCTCTTTCCCCGTGGATCTCCGCCGCGAatagctccggcgaggccggctgTCGCCGCCTCTGAAATTGGCGACGCCAGCGCCGTCCCCTGCTCCACATCTCACATCCTCACTCACGCGCACCCGACGGAGGCAAGGGTCGTGCCCAGTCCTCCCATCACAAACCGCCGCGACGCCGCCTCTTCTCCTGTCGTTTCGGCAGCCGTTCGCTATTGTTTCCGATTGTCTCATCGACAAAG GGTGGTGTCCAGAGGGTCCATTTATTGGATGGCACAATTGGGGGAGTGTTATTGTAGGAATTGTTTCAGAGAGATGGAGTGGGTACCATGGTAG
- the LOC131006197 gene encoding formin-like protein 14, which produces MEKTIEKGVESVDSSLTTFERIIEKLNRNEELPAIRSRKMKPSPIPCSQDNVKSATPHPPHVFVMTPRHPPHVSVMTPPPPHSVSIMTPPPPSLVSVTSLPPQPPVSLTPLPPPVPLISMETPTSLIETVVVVAPAPSNILAASLPTRTSSLSRVAPLSTRVDSLSTKTLVPTRIYASFVHRDWKELSQLTKDFLTTINLGRIYKASLGITVQRGEYEFS; this is translated from the coding sequence atggagAAAACGATAGAGAAGGGTGTTGAGTCTGTTGACTCGAGCTTGACAACATTTGAGCGAATAATAGAGAAACTCAATCGCAATGAGGAGTTGCCGGCAATTCGATCAAGAAAAATGAAGCCCTCTCCCATTCCATGTAGCCAAGATAATGTCAAATCAGCCACACCGCATCCACCTCATGTTTTTGTGATGACTCCACGGCATCCACCTCATGTTTCTGTGATGACTCCACCGCCTCCACATTCTGTTTCCATAATGACTCCCCCACCTCCATCTCTTGTTTCAGTGACAAGTCTGCCACCTCAGCCTCCTGTTTCCCTAACGCCGTTGCCACCGCCTGTGCCTCTTATTTCTATGGAAACGCCTACTTCTCTTATAGAGACAGTGGTCGTGGTGGCTCCTGCCCCTTCAAATATACTTGCTGCGTCGCTCCCTACAAGAACTTCATCTCTTTCAAGGGTTGCTCCCCTCTCTACAAGGGTTGATTCCCTCTCTACAAAGACTCTTGTGCCAACAAGGATTTACGCCAGCTTTGTTCATCGAGATTGGAAGGAATTGAGTCAATTGACTAAGGATTTTCTTACTACGATAAACTTAGGCAGAATATATAAAGCCTCTCTAGGGATCACGGTGCAACGAGGGGAATATGAATTTTCATAA
- the LOC131019991 gene encoding superoxide dismutase [Cu-Zn], chloroplastic, translated as MQAALAVMAAHSVLAAVAAGHQPLLFPTISSTSSPSVHFHSSFHGVALKAKVRPFLSLSAAAAPKPLAVVSAAKKAVAVLKGTAGVEGVVTLTQDGDGPTTVNVRVTGLAPGKHGFHLHEFGDTTNGCISTGPHFNPNGLTHGAPEDEVRHAGDLGNIIANAEGVAEATIVDPQIPLSGPNAVVGRAFVVHELEDDLGKGGHELSLSTGNAGGRLACGVVGLTPL; from the exons ATGCAGGCAGCTCTCGCAGTCATGGCCGCACACTCTGTTCTCGCCGCCGTCGCTGCCGGCCACCAACCTCTCCTCTTCCCCACCATTTCGTCTACCTCTTCGCCGTCGGTCCATTTCCATTCCTCCTTTCATGGCGTCGCTCTTAAGGCCAAGGTCCGCCCATTTCTATctctctccgccgccgccgcccccaaGCCTCTCGCCGTAGTCTCCGCCGCCAAGAAGGCTGTTGCCGTCCTCAAAGGGACTGCCGGTGTCGAGGGCGTTGTTACTCTGACACAGGATGGCGATG GCCCAACCACTGTGAATGTTCGAGTGACCGGGCTCGCTCCGGGCAAGCACGGTTTCCACTTG CACGAGTTTGGTGACACTACAAATGGATGCATTTCAACAG GACCACATTTTAATCCGAATGGTTTGACACACGGAGCTCCTGAAGATGAAGTCCGTCATGCGGGTGACCTGGGAAACATAATTGCCAATGCTGAGG GTGTGGCTGAGGCAACAATTGTGGACCCTCAG ATACCTTTGAGTGGTCCTAACGCAGTTGTTGGCAGAGCCTTTGTGGTTCATGAACTTGAGGATGATCTTGGAAAGG GTGGTCATGAACTCAGTCTTTCTACTGGCAATGCTGGAGGGCGTTTGGCTTGTG GTGTTGTGGGTTTGACTCCCCTCTAA